One genomic segment of Streptomyces sp. TLI_146 includes these proteins:
- a CDS encoding ATP-binding protein: protein MADHQESTVTLPSDPASVSAARRHVVGVLTEWGLPTDADTADTIRLIVSELATNAVQHTFGQSPTFTVDLRLERYEQLHIGVTDSHPRWPKRLPAAVQQDNGRGMVIIRWLAAECGGRLSVTPTPDGGKTVWIALPWTAPVQS from the coding sequence ATGGCAGACCACCAAGAATCCACCGTCACTCTGCCGAGCGATCCCGCCTCGGTCTCCGCCGCCCGCAGACACGTCGTCGGCGTACTCACCGAGTGGGGTCTTCCGACGGATGCCGACACCGCCGATACGATCCGCCTGATCGTCTCCGAACTCGCGACCAACGCCGTGCAGCACACGTTCGGCCAGTCGCCCACCTTCACCGTGGATCTGCGCCTGGAGCGCTACGAGCAGCTCCACATCGGTGTCACCGACAGCCATCCCCGCTGGCCGAAACGTCTTCCCGCCGCCGTCCAGCAGGACAACGGACGCGGCATGGTGATCATCCGCTGGCTCGCCGCCGAGTGCGGGGGGCGGCTGTCGGTCACCCCGACGCCGGACGGCGGCAAGACCGTCTGGATCGCGCTGCCGTGGACGGCGCCGGTCCAGAGCTGA
- a CDS encoding urease subunit beta, with the protein MIPGEILFADEPVALNEGRAITAMTVLNAADRPVQVGSHYHFAEANPGLDFDRAAARGLRLNIAAGTAVRFEPGIPVDVELVPLTGRRIVSGLRGETGGPLDD; encoded by the coding sequence ATGATTCCCGGAGAGATCCTGTTCGCGGACGAGCCCGTCGCCCTCAACGAGGGCCGCGCGATCACTGCGATGACCGTCCTCAACGCCGCCGACCGGCCCGTCCAGGTCGGCTCGCACTACCACTTCGCCGAGGCCAACCCCGGCCTGGACTTCGACCGCGCCGCCGCCCGCGGGCTGCGGCTGAACATCGCCGCGGGCACCGCCGTGCGCTTCGAGCCGGGCATCCCCGTCGATGTCGAGCTCGTGCCCCTCACCGGCCGCCGGATCGTCAGCGGGCTGCGCGGCGAGACCGGAGGTCCCCTCGATGACTGA
- a CDS encoding helix-turn-helix transcriptional regulator, with protein sequence MWHGPAVRRRKLGEELRRLRCAAALTSGEVAGQLGWHQSKVSRIETGRSGVKPADVALLLEVYGVDDPGLRALLEALAGSRDGRGGQWWQAYRGLLPPQYRDFISLESQASAARTLETSVVPGLLQTPEYARAVTRAALGGLDAVRVDSLVEVRLARQEVLRADPPLELSAVVDEAALHREVGGPDAMRRQLRHLLEAAQLPHVRLRVLPFSCGGHIGLTGPFIIFSFPHISDLDVVVIDHLTSSLYLERREDLEAYSAAFHLAEAQALSFKESLNLIAGMTHGV encoded by the coding sequence ATGTGGCACGGGCCCGCGGTACGCCGCCGCAAACTCGGCGAGGAACTGCGCCGGCTGCGCTGCGCGGCCGCCCTCACGAGCGGCGAGGTCGCCGGGCAGCTGGGCTGGCACCAGTCCAAGGTGAGCCGGATCGAGACCGGCCGCAGCGGGGTGAAGCCCGCCGACGTGGCCCTCCTCCTTGAGGTGTACGGGGTGGACGACCCCGGGCTGCGGGCGCTGCTCGAGGCGCTCGCGGGGTCGCGGGACGGGCGCGGCGGCCAGTGGTGGCAGGCCTATCGTGGGCTGCTTCCGCCGCAGTACCGCGACTTCATCAGCCTGGAGTCACAGGCGTCGGCGGCGCGCACCCTGGAGACGTCCGTGGTGCCGGGGCTGCTCCAGACGCCCGAGTACGCCCGTGCGGTGACCCGGGCGGCCCTCGGCGGGCTCGACGCGGTACGGGTGGACTCCCTGGTGGAGGTGCGCCTGGCGCGCCAGGAGGTGCTGCGGGCCGATCCGCCGCTGGAGCTGAGCGCGGTGGTCGACGAGGCGGCGCTGCACCGCGAGGTGGGCGGGCCGGACGCGATGCGGCGGCAGTTGCGCCATCTCCTGGAGGCGGCTCAGCTGCCGCATGTCCGGCTGCGGGTGCTGCCTTTCAGCTGCGGTGGCCATATCGGTCTCACCGGGCCTTTCATTATCTTCTCCTTTCCGCACATTTCCGATCTGGACGTTGTTGTTATCGACCACTTGACGAGTAGCCTCTATCTCGAACGGAGAGAAGACCTTGAGGCGTACAGCGCCGCGTTCCACCTGGCCGAGGCGCAGGCCCTCTCGTTCAAGGAATCATTGAATCTCATCGCCGGGATGACTCACGGCGTGTAA
- a CDS encoding DUF397 domain-containing protein: MPAPPAHVPSSTSLNGAQWRRSSRSTGMNNCVEAAFLDAGLLAVRDSKRTAGPALLFGARAWHSFLSGLPVELNEAPDSRD; the protein is encoded by the coding sequence ATGCCCGCACCCCCCGCGCATGTACCTTCCAGCACTTCTCTGAACGGTGCGCAGTGGCGGCGCAGCAGCCGTAGTACAGGAATGAACAATTGCGTCGAGGCCGCATTCCTCGACGCCGGACTGCTCGCCGTCCGCGATTCCAAGCGGACCGCCGGACCCGCGCTGCTCTTCGGAGCACGGGCCTGGCACAGCTTCCTTTCCGGTCTGCCAGTCGAGCTCAACGAGGCGCCCGACAGCAGGGATTGA
- a CDS encoding adenosylmethionine--8-amino-7-oxononanoate transaminase has product MPDRGYDVAELRALDRQHVWHPYGPMPGRQEPLVVESASGVRLRLAEEAHGQRELVDGMASWWAALHGYRHPVLDEAVRGQLDRMSHVMFGGLTHEPAVRLSTKLVEITPEPLQHVFLSDSGSVSVEVAIKMCLQYWKSVGQPRKQRLLTWRGGYHGDTWQPMSVCDPDGGMHSLWSGRLPEQVFADAPPTGYDAEPDEAYVRHLREVIARHADEVAAVIVEPVVQNAGGMRFHSPGYLRVLREACDEYGVLLVFDEIATGFGRTGTLFASEHAGVSPDVLCVGKALTGGYLSMAATLCTTRVAEGISSGEVPVLAHGPTYMGNPLAASVACASIDLLLSQDWQGEIKRLETGMRDGLGELVGTPGVKDVRVLGAIGVVQLDHDVDMAAATRAAVREGVWLRPFRDLVYTMPPYVTNDEDLARICRAVGAAAREG; this is encoded by the coding sequence ATGCCTGATCGCGGTTACGACGTCGCCGAGCTGCGGGCTCTGGACCGGCAGCACGTCTGGCACCCCTACGGCCCCATGCCGGGCCGCCAGGAGCCGCTGGTCGTGGAGTCCGCGTCCGGGGTGCGGCTGCGCCTCGCCGAGGAAGCGCACGGGCAGCGCGAGCTGGTCGACGGCATGGCGTCCTGGTGGGCGGCGCTGCACGGCTACCGCCACCCGGTCCTGGACGAGGCCGTGCGCGGCCAGCTGGACCGGATGAGCCATGTGATGTTCGGCGGGCTCACCCACGAGCCCGCCGTGCGCCTGAGCACGAAGCTCGTGGAGATCACCCCCGAGCCGCTCCAGCACGTCTTCCTCAGCGACTCCGGTTCGGTGTCGGTCGAGGTCGCCATCAAGATGTGCCTGCAGTACTGGAAGTCGGTCGGGCAGCCGCGCAAGCAGCGGCTGCTGACCTGGCGCGGCGGCTACCACGGCGACACCTGGCAGCCGATGTCGGTGTGCGACCCGGACGGCGGCATGCACTCGCTGTGGTCCGGCCGGCTGCCGGAGCAGGTCTTCGCGGACGCGCCCCCCACGGGGTACGACGCGGAGCCGGACGAGGCCTATGTACGCCATCTGCGGGAGGTGATCGCCCGCCACGCCGACGAGGTGGCGGCGGTGATCGTCGAGCCGGTGGTGCAGAACGCGGGCGGGATGCGGTTCCACTCCCCCGGCTATCTGCGGGTGCTGCGCGAGGCGTGCGACGAGTACGGCGTGCTGCTGGTGTTCGACGAGATCGCCACCGGCTTCGGCCGCACCGGCACGCTCTTCGCGTCCGAGCACGCCGGTGTGTCGCCCGACGTGCTGTGCGTGGGCAAGGCGCTGACCGGCGGCTATCTGTCGATGGCGGCGACGCTGTGCACCACCCGGGTGGCCGAGGGCATCTCCTCGGGCGAGGTCCCGGTGCTTGCGCACGGCCCCACGTACATGGGCAATCCGCTGGCCGCGTCCGTCGCCTGCGCCTCGATCGACCTGTTGCTGTCCCAGGACTGGCAGGGCGAGATCAAGCGCCTGGAGACGGGGATGCGCGACGGTCTGGGCGAGCTGGTGGGGACGCCGGGGGTCAAGGACGTCCGCGTCCTCGGCGCGATCGGCGTCGTCCAGCTCGACCACGACGTGGACATGGCGGCGGCGACCCGGGCGGCGGTCCGCGAGGGCGTGTGGCTGCGCCCGTTCCGCGACCTCGTCTACACGATGCCGCCGTATGTGACGAACGACGAGGACCTGGCGCGGATCTGCCGTGCCGTGGGCGCTGCGGCTCGGGAGGGCTGA
- a CDS encoding ATP-dependent Clp protease proteolytic subunit, with protein MHGPSARYVLPEFSERTATGVRTLDPYAKLLEERIVFLGTPVDDTAANDVMAQFMHLEHADPDRDISLYINSPGGSLTAMTAIYDTMRFVTCDVETVCMGQAASAAAVLLAAGTPGKRLALPGARILIHQPGVDEPIQGQPSDLEIYASELQRGRELLTELLALHTGKSVERISADIERDTILDAGAAAAYGLVDHVVTSRKNSAPPQGR; from the coding sequence ATGCACGGCCCGTCCGCCCGCTACGTCCTGCCCGAGTTCTCCGAGCGCACCGCGACCGGGGTCCGCACCCTCGATCCGTACGCGAAGCTCCTGGAGGAGCGGATCGTCTTCCTCGGCACCCCCGTCGACGACACCGCGGCCAACGACGTGATGGCGCAGTTCATGCACCTGGAGCACGCCGACCCGGACCGCGACATCTCGCTGTACATCAACTCCCCCGGCGGCTCGCTCACCGCGATGACGGCGATCTACGACACCATGCGGTTCGTCACCTGCGACGTGGAGACGGTGTGTATGGGCCAGGCCGCCTCGGCCGCGGCCGTGCTGCTGGCCGCGGGCACCCCGGGCAAGCGGCTCGCACTGCCCGGCGCGCGGATCCTCATCCATCAGCCCGGGGTCGACGAGCCCATCCAGGGCCAGCCCTCCGATCTGGAGATCTACGCCAGTGAACTCCAGCGCGGGCGCGAGCTGTTGACCGAGCTGCTGGCCCTGCACACCGGGAAGTCCGTCGAGCGGATCAGCGCCGACATCGAGCGGGACACCATCCTCGACGCCGGCGCCGCCGCCGCGTACGGGCTGGTCGACCACGTCGTCACCAGCCGCAAGAACTCGGCCCCGCCGCAAGGGAGGTAG
- the bioB gene encoding biotin synthase BioB, protein MDLLNTLVDKGLRRELPSREEALAVLATSDEELLDVVAAAGKVRRQWFGRRVKLNYLVNLKSGLCPEDCSYCSQRLGSKAEILKYTWLKPDEASKAAAAGVAGGAKRVCLVASGRGPTDRDVDRVSKTIEAIKEQNEGVEVCACLGLLSDGQAERLRAAGADAYNHNLNTSEGTYGDITTTHTYADRVDTVQKAHSAGLSACSGLIAGMGESDEDLVDVVYALRELDPDSVPVNFLIPFEGTPLAKEWNLTPQRCLRILAMVRFVCPDVEVRLAGGREVHLRSMQPLALHLVNSIFLGDYLTSEGQEGKADLEMIADAGFEVEGAGTTTLPEHRADALAAAGCGSHAQSGCGSHQGGGCGPCGSESVPAAAAEVSEARTDLVAVRRRGAGTDLAPNA, encoded by the coding sequence ATGGACCTGCTGAACACGCTGGTGGACAAGGGGCTGCGGCGCGAGCTGCCGAGCCGTGAAGAGGCGCTCGCCGTACTGGCGACCTCCGACGAGGAACTGCTCGACGTGGTGGCCGCGGCCGGCAAGGTGCGCCGTCAGTGGTTCGGGCGCCGGGTGAAGCTGAACTACCTGGTGAACCTGAAGTCCGGGCTGTGCCCCGAGGACTGCTCGTACTGCTCGCAGCGGCTCGGTTCCAAGGCCGAGATCCTCAAGTACACCTGGCTGAAGCCGGACGAGGCGTCCAAGGCGGCCGCCGCGGGTGTCGCGGGCGGCGCCAAGCGCGTCTGCCTGGTGGCCAGCGGCCGCGGCCCGACCGACCGCGACGTGGACCGCGTCTCGAAGACGATCGAGGCGATCAAGGAGCAGAACGAGGGCGTCGAGGTGTGCGCCTGCCTCGGTCTCCTCTCGGACGGCCAGGCCGAGCGGCTGCGCGCGGCGGGCGCCGACGCGTACAACCACAACCTCAACACGTCCGAGGGGACGTACGGGGACATCACGACCACCCACACCTACGCCGACCGCGTCGACACCGTGCAGAAGGCGCACTCCGCCGGGCTCTCGGCCTGCTCGGGGCTGATCGCGGGCATGGGCGAGAGCGACGAGGACCTCGTCGACGTCGTCTACGCGCTGCGCGAGCTCGACCCGGACTCGGTGCCGGTCAACTTCCTCATCCCGTTCGAGGGCACCCCGCTCGCCAAGGAGTGGAACCTCACCCCGCAGCGCTGTCTGCGCATCCTGGCGATGGTCCGGTTCGTCTGCCCGGACGTCGAGGTCCGGCTCGCGGGCGGCCGCGAGGTGCATCTGCGCTCGATGCAGCCGCTCGCCCTGCACCTGGTCAACTCGATCTTCCTCGGCGACTACCTCACCAGTGAGGGCCAGGAGGGCAAGGCGGACCTGGAGATGATCGCGGACGCCGGCTTCGAGGTGGAGGGCGCGGGCACGACCACGCTGCCCGAGCACCGCGCCGACGCGCTGGCCGCCGCGGGCTGCGGCTCGCACGCGCAGAGCGGCTGCGGCTCGCACCAGGGCGGCGGCTGCGGCCCGTGCGGCTCCGAGAGCGTCCCGGCCGCCGCGGCCGAGGTCTCCGAGGCGCGTACGGACCTGGTGGCGGTACGCCGCCGGGGTGCGGGAACGGACCTCGCGCCCAATGCCTGA
- the bioD gene encoding dethiobiotin synthase — translation MTVLVVSGTGTEIGKTVVTAAVAALARAAGRTVAVLKPAQTGVAPGEHGDVAEVRRLAGDDITGAELARFPEPLAPNTAARRAGMTAVRPEEVAEAAEKLAAEHDLVLVEGAGGLLVRLDDEGGTLADVARLLGAPVLVVTPAGLGTLNMAALTGEALRARGIACAGVVVGSWPAEPDLASRCNLADLPESAGSPLVGLVPEGAGRLSGADFRAAAPSWLGPELGGDWSL, via the coding sequence ATGACGGTGCTGGTAGTGAGCGGTACGGGGACGGAGATCGGCAAGACGGTCGTCACGGCGGCCGTGGCCGCTCTCGCGCGCGCCGCCGGACGCACGGTCGCCGTACTCAAGCCGGCCCAGACCGGGGTCGCCCCCGGCGAGCACGGCGATGTGGCGGAGGTGCGGCGCCTGGCGGGCGACGACATCACCGGCGCGGAACTCGCCCGCTTCCCCGAGCCGTTGGCCCCCAACACGGCCGCCCGGCGGGCCGGGATGACGGCCGTGCGCCCCGAGGAGGTCGCCGAGGCGGCCGAGAAGCTGGCCGCCGAGCACGACCTGGTCCTCGTGGAGGGCGCGGGCGGGCTGCTGGTCCGCCTCGACGACGAGGGCGGCACGCTCGCGGACGTGGCCCGGCTACTCGGCGCGCCCGTCCTGGTCGTCACCCCGGCCGGGCTCGGCACGCTGAACATGGCGGCGCTGACCGGCGAGGCGCTGCGGGCCCGGGGCATCGCCTGCGCGGGCGTGGTGGTGGGCAGCTGGCCCGCCGAGCCGGACCTGGCGTCCCGCTGCAACCTGGCGGACCTGCCGGAGTCCGCGGGCTCGCCGCTGGTCGGGCTGGTGCCGGAGGGCGCCGGACGGCTGTCGGGCGCCGACTTCCGTGCGGCGGCGCCGAGTTGGCTCGGTCCGGAGCTCGGCGGCGACTGGAGCCTGTGA
- a CDS encoding C40 family peptidase, with the protein MPAQNHVPSLLTRVGAVSALTLAAVGGTMLAPGASSEASAATLATKALNVAASKKGSPYKYGASGPYRFDCSGLTLYSFKKAGKKLPRTTQQQYNSTRHISSSARQRGDLVFFHSGSNVYHVGIYAGDGKIWHSPKTGSVVRLEKIWSKSVWYGRVR; encoded by the coding sequence ATGCCTGCGCAGAATCATGTCCCGTCCCTGCTGACCCGTGTCGGCGCGGTCTCCGCCCTCACCCTCGCCGCCGTCGGCGGCACCATGCTGGCACCGGGGGCCAGCAGTGAGGCGAGCGCCGCGACACTCGCGACGAAGGCGCTCAATGTCGCCGCGTCGAAGAAGGGATCGCCTTACAAGTACGGGGCCAGCGGCCCGTACCGTTTCGACTGCTCGGGGCTCACCCTCTACTCGTTCAAGAAGGCGGGCAAGAAGCTGCCCCGCACCACCCAGCAGCAGTACAACAGCACCCGGCACATCTCGTCGTCCGCGCGCCAGCGCGGGGACCTGGTGTTCTTCCACTCCGGCTCGAACGTCTACCACGTGGGGATCTACGCCGGGGACGGCAAGATATGGCACTCCCCCAAGACGGGGTCCGTGGTCCGGCTGGAGAAGATCTGGTCGAAGAGCGTCTGGTACGGACGCGTGCGCTGA
- a CDS encoding urease accessory protein UreF, which yields MTRAALLVLADGRFPAGGHAHSGGAEPAVKAGRVHDAASLAEFCRGRLHTAGLVSASLAAAAALGLDPLALDEAADARTPSPALRAAARRLGRQMMRAARATWPGEELAALAAARPRGAHQPIVLGLAARAAGLGAEDAAHCVAYECVSGPATAVVRLLSLDPFDATGVLAGLAPELDEVASRAARLAASAAVEGLDALPAASAPLLDVMAEAHAAWPVRLFAS from the coding sequence ATGACTCGCGCAGCTCTGCTCGTCCTCGCCGACGGCCGGTTCCCGGCCGGTGGGCACGCCCACTCGGGGGGTGCCGAACCGGCCGTCAAGGCGGGCCGGGTCCATGACGCGGCCTCCCTGGCGGAGTTCTGCCGGGGGCGGCTGCACACGGCCGGTCTGGTGTCCGCCTCGCTCGCCGCGGCGGCCGCCCTCGGGCTCGACCCGCTCGCCCTGGACGAGGCCGCCGACGCCCGCACCCCGTCCCCGGCGCTGCGGGCGGCCGCGCGCAGGCTCGGCCGCCAGATGATGCGGGCGGCCCGGGCCACCTGGCCCGGCGAGGAGCTGGCCGCGCTCGCCGCGGCCCGGCCGCGCGGGGCGCATCAGCCGATCGTGCTCGGGCTCGCCGCGCGGGCGGCGGGGCTCGGAGCGGAGGACGCCGCGCACTGTGTGGCGTACGAGTGTGTGAGCGGGCCCGCGACGGCGGTGGTGCGGCTGCTGAGCCTCGATCCGTTCGACGCGACGGGTGTGCTGGCGGGGTTGGCGCCCGAGCTGGACGAGGTGGCCTCGCGGGCCGCCCGGCTGGCGGCCTCGGCCGCGGTGGAGGGGCTGGACGCGCTGCCCGCCGCGTCGGCGCCGCTGCTCGATGTCATGGCGGAGGCGCATGCGGCGTGGCCGGTGCGGCTGTTCGCGTCGTAA
- a CDS encoding 8-amino-7-oxononanoate synthase, which yields MPRAPFDWIDGATERRERAGLVRVLRPRAADQDLLDLASNDYLGLTRHPAVTRGAADAALRWGAGATGSRLVTGTTALHTELEEALARFCGFEAALVFSSGYAANLAALTALGERDSLIVSDAGNHASIVDGCRLSRARTEVVPHADPEAVGKALDAHGGPALTVSDSVFSVDGDAAPLPGLAAACREFGAALVVDDAHGLGVLGEGGRGGLHAAGLAGDDDVVATLTLSKSLGSQGGAVLGPARVIRHLVNAARTFIFDTGLAPAAVGGALAALRLLEAEPERAGRARAVAAELHGRLTAAGLRAARPDAAVVSVRAPSPEQAVAWAADCRGAGLAVGCFRPPSVPDGVSRLRLTARADLTEDQVQWAVDTILRTAPTA from the coding sequence ATGCCCCGAGCGCCATTCGACTGGATCGACGGAGCGACCGAGCGGCGCGAGCGCGCCGGTCTCGTACGGGTGCTGCGGCCGCGCGCCGCCGACCAGGACCTCCTGGATCTGGCCAGCAACGACTACCTGGGCCTCACCCGGCACCCGGCCGTCACCCGGGGCGCCGCCGACGCGGCGCTGCGCTGGGGCGCCGGAGCCACCGGATCGCGTCTGGTCACCGGGACGACCGCGCTCCACACCGAGCTGGAGGAGGCGCTGGCCCGGTTCTGCGGGTTCGAGGCGGCGCTCGTCTTCTCCTCCGGGTACGCGGCCAACCTCGCCGCGCTGACCGCCCTCGGCGAGCGGGACTCGCTGATCGTCTCCGACGCGGGCAACCACGCCTCGATCGTCGACGGGTGCCGGCTCTCGCGCGCGCGGACCGAGGTGGTCCCGCACGCCGACCCCGAGGCCGTCGGCAAGGCGCTGGACGCCCACGGCGGGCCCGCGCTCACGGTGAGCGACTCGGTCTTCTCGGTGGACGGCGACGCCGCCCCGCTGCCCGGACTCGCCGCCGCCTGCCGGGAGTTCGGGGCGGCGCTGGTGGTGGACGACGCCCACGGCCTCGGCGTCCTGGGCGAGGGCGGCCGGGGCGGGCTGCACGCCGCGGGGCTCGCGGGCGACGACGACGTGGTGGCCACCCTCACCCTGTCCAAGTCGCTCGGCAGCCAGGGCGGCGCGGTCCTGGGCCCGGCCCGGGTCATCCGGCACCTGGTCAACGCCGCCCGCACGTTCATCTTCGATACCGGTCTCGCACCCGCTGCGGTGGGCGGCGCGCTGGCGGCGCTGCGGCTTCTGGAGGCCGAGCCGGAGCGGGCGGGCCGGGCCAGGGCCGTGGCGGCCGAGCTGCACGGACGGCTGACGGCGGCGGGCCTTCGGGCGGCGCGCCCGGACGCGGCCGTGGTCTCGGTGCGGGCGCCCTCGCCGGAGCAGGCGGTGGCCTGGGCGGCCGACTGCCGGGGCGCGGGACTCGCGGTGGGGTGCTTCCGGCCGCCGTCGGTGCCGGACGGCGTCTCCCGGCTGCGGCTGACCGCCCGGGCGGACCTGACTGAGGATCAGGTCCAGTGGGCAGTGGACACGATCCTGCGGACCGCGCCCACCGCCTAG
- a CDS encoding type II toxin-antitoxin system Phd/YefM family antitoxin, which translates to MAYEIPVTQARAELAELINRVVYGGERVVVTRHGKPLVALVSAADLERLEGAAEPAEEQVISSVSSVGQVPSAPGERRRFGIAAEHRRPPVGD; encoded by the coding sequence ATGGCCTATGAAATTCCGGTGACGCAAGCCCGAGCCGAGCTCGCCGAGCTGATCAACCGTGTGGTGTACGGCGGCGAGCGCGTCGTCGTGACCCGGCACGGCAAGCCCCTGGTCGCCCTGGTGTCCGCCGCTGACCTGGAGCGACTCGAAGGCGCGGCGGAGCCGGCCGAGGAGCAGGTGATCAGCTCCGTGTCCTCGGTGGGTCAGGTTCCGTCCGCTCCCGGCGAACGGCGCCGGTTCGGCATCGCCGCCGAGCACCGGCGGCCGCCGGTGGGTGACTGA
- a CDS encoding urease subunit gamma, with amino-acid sequence MQLTPHEQERLLIHVAADVAEKRRARGVKLNHPEAVALITSHILEGARDGRSVAELMASGRKVLSRDDVMPGIPEMIHDVQVEATFPDGTKLVTVHEPIV; translated from the coding sequence GTGCAACTGACGCCGCACGAGCAGGAGAGACTGCTCATCCATGTGGCCGCGGACGTCGCGGAGAAACGCCGCGCCCGCGGGGTGAAGCTGAATCACCCCGAAGCCGTCGCGCTCATCACCTCGCACATCCTCGAAGGCGCCCGCGACGGCCGGAGCGTCGCCGAACTCATGGCGTCCGGCCGCAAGGTGCTCTCCCGCGACGACGTCATGCCGGGCATCCCGGAGATGATCCACGACGTGCAGGTCGAGGCGACCTTCCCGGACGGCACCAAGCTCGTCACCGTCCACGAGCCCATCGTCTGA
- a CDS encoding urease subunit alpha yields the protein MTELHRAVYADLFGPTTGDRVRLADTDLLVEIEEDRCGGPGRAGDEAVFGGGKVIRESMGQARTTRAEGAPDTVITGVVVLDHWGIVKADLGIRDGRITALGKAGNPDTMDGVHPDLVIGPETEIIAGNGKILTAGAVDTHVHFISPTLIDQALSSGITTLVGGGTGPAEGTKATTVTPGPWHLARMFAALENAPVNIGLLGKGNTMSREAMHSQLRGGALGFKIHEDWGATPAVIDACLSVCDETGAQLAIHTDTLNEAGFVGDTLAAIAGRSIHAYHTEGAGGGHAPDIITVVSEPYVLPSSTNPTRPHTVNTIEEHLDMLMVCHHLNPAVPEDLAFAESRIRPSTIAAEDILHDLGAISILSSDSQAMGRIGEVILRTWQTAHVMKVRRGALAGDGRADNHRARRYVAKYTINPAVAQGLDGEIGSVEPGKLADLVLWEPAFFGVKPQLVIKGGQIAYAQMGDANASIPTPQPVLPRPMFGAYGKAPAANSLNFVSQAALDDGLPERLGLAKEFTAIKSTRRVGKADMRENSAMPDVRVDPDTFTVTIDGEAVEPAPAAELPMAQRYFLF from the coding sequence ATGACTGAGCTCCACCGTGCCGTCTACGCCGACCTGTTCGGCCCCACCACCGGCGACCGCGTCCGGCTCGCCGACACCGATCTGCTCGTGGAGATCGAGGAGGACCGCTGCGGCGGCCCCGGACGCGCGGGCGACGAGGCGGTGTTCGGCGGCGGGAAGGTGATCCGCGAGTCGATGGGCCAGGCCCGCACCACCCGGGCCGAGGGCGCGCCCGACACCGTGATCACCGGCGTCGTCGTCCTCGACCACTGGGGCATCGTCAAGGCGGACCTCGGCATCCGGGACGGCCGGATCACCGCGCTCGGCAAGGCGGGCAATCCGGACACCATGGACGGCGTCCACCCCGACCTCGTCATCGGCCCCGAGACCGAGATCATCGCGGGCAACGGGAAGATCCTCACGGCGGGCGCGGTGGACACCCATGTCCACTTCATCTCGCCGACCCTGATCGACCAGGCGCTCTCCTCGGGCATCACCACCCTCGTCGGCGGCGGCACCGGCCCCGCCGAGGGCACCAAGGCCACCACGGTCACCCCCGGCCCCTGGCACCTCGCCCGGATGTTCGCGGCCCTGGAGAACGCGCCCGTCAACATCGGTCTGCTCGGCAAGGGCAACACCATGTCGCGCGAGGCCATGCACTCCCAACTGCGCGGCGGCGCCCTCGGATTCAAGATCCACGAGGACTGGGGGGCGACCCCGGCCGTCATCGACGCCTGTCTGAGCGTCTGCGACGAGACCGGCGCCCAACTCGCCATCCACACCGACACGTTGAACGAGGCGGGCTTCGTCGGCGACACCCTCGCCGCCATCGCCGGCCGCTCCATCCACGCGTACCACACCGAGGGCGCGGGCGGCGGGCACGCCCCGGACATCATCACCGTGGTCTCCGAGCCGTACGTCCTGCCCAGCTCGACCAATCCGACCCGGCCGCACACCGTCAACACCATCGAGGAACACCTCGACATGCTGATGGTCTGTCACCACCTCAACCCGGCCGTGCCGGAGGACCTGGCGTTCGCTGAGTCCCGTATCCGGCCCTCCACCATCGCGGCCGAGGACATCCTGCACGACCTGGGTGCCATCTCGATCCTCTCCTCCGACTCCCAGGCGATGGGCCGGATCGGCGAGGTCATCCTGCGTACGTGGCAGACCGCGCATGTCATGAAGGTGCGCCGGGGAGCGCTCGCGGGGGACGGGCGCGCGGACAATCACCGGGCGCGCCGCTATGTCGCCAAGTACACGATCAACCCGGCGGTCGCGCAGGGCCTCGACGGCGAGATCGGCTCGGTCGAGCCGGGCAAACTCGCGGACCTGGTGCTGTGGGAGCCCGCGTTCTTCGGCGTCAAGCCGCAGCTCGTCATCAAGGGCGGCCAGATCGCGTACGCGCAGATGGGCGACGCCAACGCGTCCATCCCCACGCCGCAGCCGGTCCTGCCCCGTCCGATGTTCGGCGCGTACGGGAAGGCCCCCGCGGCCAACTCGCTCAACTTCGTGTCGCAGGCCGCGCTCGACGACGGGCTGCCCGAACGGCTCGGCCTGGCCAAGGAGTTCACCGCCATCAAGAGCACGCGGCGGGTGGGGAAGGCGGACATGCGCGAGAACTCGGCGATGCCGGACGTCAGGGTCGATCCGGACACCTTCACGGTGACGATCGACGGGGAGGCGGTCGAGCCCGCGCCCGCCGCCGAACTGCCCATGGCCCAGCGGTACTTCCTCTTCTGA